In one Sphingobium sp. MI1205 genomic region, the following are encoded:
- a CDS encoding YceI family protein yields the protein MRKLLISAAAFTAIAGGTVVIAQQMPAAPGAKDPARVTGGTYQIDPGHTQIVFAYDHMGFSNNVGVISESTGTLTLDPKNVAAAKVSVDVPIANIRTGVAKLDEHLMKADFFDVAKFPKATFVSTSVKADGPTGAEITGNLTIKGITKPVTLDAEFYGAGKAPAMAGGKENVGFVATGAVKRSDFNMGYGVPMVGDAIELKIVAAFQK from the coding sequence ATGCGCAAGTTGCTGATTTCCGCTGCTGCCTTCACCGCGATCGCAGGCGGCACCGTCGTCATCGCCCAGCAAATGCCCGCCGCGCCTGGCGCAAAGGATCCGGCCCGCGTCACCGGCGGCACGTATCAGATTGATCCCGGCCACACCCAGATCGTCTTTGCCTATGACCATATGGGCTTTTCCAACAATGTCGGCGTCATCTCCGAATCCACCGGCACGCTGACCCTTGACCCCAAGAATGTCGCCGCCGCCAAGGTCTCCGTGGACGTCCCCATCGCCAACATCCGCACTGGCGTTGCGAAGCTCGACGAACATCTGATGAAGGCCGACTTCTTCGACGTTGCGAAATTTCCCAAGGCGACCTTCGTCTCAACCAGCGTGAAGGCTGACGGCCCCACCGGCGCTGAAATCACCGGCAACCTCACCATCAAGGGCATCACCAAGCCCGTCACTCTCGACGCCGAATTTTACGGCGCGGGCAAGGCGCCCGCCATGGCTGGCGGCAAGGAAAATGTCGGCTTCGTCGCAACCGGCGCGGTCAAACGCAGCGATTTCAACATGGGCTATGGCGTGCCCATGGTCGGCGACGCGATCGAATTGAAGATCGTGGCGGCGTTCCAGAAGTAA
- the ilvC gene encoding ketol-acid reductoisomerase — MKVYYDRDADIGLIKGKKVAILGYGSQGHAHAQNLRDSGVAEVAIALRPGSASAKKAEGAGFKVLPNAEAAAWADVLMILAPDEHQAAIYADDIHANLKPGAALAFAHGLNVHFGLIEPRKDVDVIMIAPKGPGHTVRSEYQRGGGVPCLIAIAQDATGNAHDIALSYASGVGGGRSGIIETNFREECETDLFGEQAVLCGGATALVQAGFETLVEAGYAPEMAYFECLHELKLIVDLMYEGGIANMRYSISNTAEYGDIKTGPRIITEETKKEMKRVLADIQSGRFVKDFVLDNRAGQPELKASRIAAQRHPIEETGAKLRAMMPWIAANKLVDQEKN; from the coding sequence ATGAAGGTTTATTACGATCGCGACGCCGACATCGGTCTCATCAAGGGCAAGAAGGTCGCCATCCTCGGCTATGGCAGCCAGGGTCACGCCCACGCCCAGAACCTGCGCGACAGCGGCGTGGCCGAAGTCGCCATCGCTCTGCGCCCCGGCTCGGCCTCTGCCAAGAAGGCGGAAGGCGCAGGCTTCAAGGTTCTGCCCAACGCGGAAGCCGCCGCATGGGCCGACGTTCTCATGATCCTCGCACCTGACGAGCATCAGGCCGCTATCTATGCCGACGACATCCATGCGAACCTCAAGCCCGGCGCCGCTCTCGCCTTCGCCCACGGCCTCAACGTCCATTTCGGCCTGATCGAGCCGCGCAAGGACGTCGATGTCATCATGATCGCGCCCAAGGGCCCCGGCCATACCGTCCGCAGCGAATATCAGCGCGGCGGCGGCGTCCCCTGCCTGATCGCCATCGCGCAGGACGCGACCGGCAACGCCCATGACATCGCCCTGTCCTACGCTTCGGGCGTCGGCGGCGGCCGCTCGGGCATCATCGAAACCAACTTCCGCGAGGAATGCGAAACCGACCTGTTCGGCGAGCAGGCGGTGCTGTGCGGCGGCGCGACCGCGCTGGTCCAGGCTGGCTTCGAAACGCTGGTGGAAGCCGGTTATGCGCCGGAAATGGCCTATTTCGAATGCCTCCACGAACTCAAGCTGATCGTCGACCTGATGTATGAAGGCGGCATCGCCAACATGCGCTATTCGATCTCGAACACCGCCGAATATGGTGACATCAAGACCGGCCCGCGCATCATCACCGAAGAAACGAAGAAGGAAATGAAGCGCGTCCTCGCCGACATCCAGTCGGGCCGCTTCGTGAAGGACTTCGTGCTCGACAACCGCGCTGGCCAGCCGGAGCTGAAGGCCAGCCGCATCGCCGCCCAGCGTCACCCCATCGAAGAAACCGGCGCAAAGCTGCGCGCCATGATGCCCTGGATCGCAGCCAACAAGCTGGTGGACCAGGAAAAGAACTAA
- the ilvN gene encoding acetolactate synthase small subunit yields MHIQEEYSERHVLSLTVTNEAGILARIAGLFTARGYNIDSLTVADITPDHAISRITIVTNGPPKVIDQIIAQLDRLVPVHKVTDLTANGPFVERELALVKVTGTGEDRIEALRLADVFRAKVVDTTIESFIFEITGTTDKIDNFIGLMRQIGLVEVGRTGVVGLIRGKEPN; encoded by the coding sequence ATGCATATCCAGGAAGAATATAGCGAGCGGCACGTCCTGTCGCTGACGGTCACGAACGAAGCGGGCATCCTCGCCCGGATCGCGGGCCTGTTCACCGCGCGCGGCTATAATATCGACAGCCTGACCGTGGCGGACATCACGCCTGATCATGCGATCAGCCGCATCACCATCGTCACCAACGGCCCGCCCAAGGTGATCGACCAGATCATCGCCCAGCTGGACCGACTGGTGCCGGTTCACAAGGTTACGGATCTCACCGCCAACGGCCCCTTCGTCGAGCGGGAACTGGCGCTGGTGAAAGTCACGGGCACGGGCGAAGACCGGATAGAGGCGCTGCGCCTTGCCGACGTCTTTCGCGCAAAGGTCGTCGATACCACGATCGAGAGCTTCATTTTCGAGATCACCGGCACGACCGACAAGATCGACAATTTCATCGGCCTCATGCGCCAGATCGGCCTGGTAGAGGTCGGCCGCACCGGCGTCGTCGGCCTGATCCGCGGCAAGGAGCCGAATTGA